CTCTCTACATTTCTGTGATCTGGTTTTGTGCATGCAGTCATGCAAGAGCTGCAGCCCACCCTGAGACCCCCACATCCTGCTACGCTGGCACCCTTTGCTCATGAGTACCCAACATCTGTTTGTGGGCACCCACAGGCCCCTCCTGTTCCACTTCTGGTTGACCCAGAAAACAACAACGTGGAAATCAGAAGCCACAGAAGTCAGAAGAGCACAGAGTGCCTGTCCAGATGCCACCtcaccagggctgtgccagggagggatGTGCACTCTGCCAACTCTCAGTCCTACTGGGCACCTGGCAGCTCACAGGGTGGCAGAGGTGGGGTTTGGTGACTTCAGAACCATAGGGGAGAAAACTAGAAAGGAGAACTTCTGACAAAAAGTTGTTTATATCAAGGGAGATGATGGCACTGAGTAGAGGGGCAAAAGAGCAAAGCACAGATGGAGTAGTGATGTTGTACTCCTGGTTCTGTTACTCAACCCCAATATTACCACTGATCTCAGATGGGTACTTGCTCTTGGAATGCCTGTGGTGCAGGGTGCCCTCTGTGTTAGGTGTACAGGGCTTCCCCATGGTGCAGGGTGCAGGGCTTCCCCAGTGCAATGTTGTGCATGTGCAAGTTGCCCACAGGACTGGCTTTGCTTTTGCGTTGTGCAAGCCTTCAGAGGCTGTAAGCTCACTGGCTTCCTGTCACATCAGGGAGGGAGTGACAAACCACAGCATCCCTTTTCCTGCCAGGCAGCAATGAAATTGCTCTGAGAGTATCTTCTCTCCTGTGGCTCCTCACTGGCACAGTGACACCCATTGCTGGGGGACAGGAAATGGGTGCTGCCAGGAAGAGGGAGAGCAAATTCTGTCCTTCCTCTCTGGCCATGGGTAATGGACTCCTCCTGGGCTGATCCCCActcctccagcccagccacaAATGTCACCACAGGGTCTCTGCCTCCAGGACTTTGGCACCCCAGCAGAAGGTGCTGGGGGGACATTGAGGATCACAGGAAAAGGCTGGGGAGTCCTGAGTCACCCACCACCCCCCTGGTCTGCCCAGACCACAtgtgcagcctcagcagtgctgtggcacTTATTTCCAAAGCACCTTCTGGTCCGGCCAGCACCCTGGCAAGGTATTCAGTATTGGGTTGGGGTGTTTCACAAGAAATGAAGTCATGGGGAGTTGCTTGAAGTCACAGTGTGGCAACAGCTGTGTTGGGAGGAGAGTGGGGGGTTCCTGCAATTGCTCCACATCCTGTGTGCGGGTGGATGCCTCATGCAcctcccacctctgcctgcatTCATCCCAAGGGTCCTGGCACACACTAGGAATTGAACCAGCTCTGCAGGTCAGGATAGAGGTGGCCATGGGGCAGGTGGGGGTAGGCTGTGCAGATGGCACAGATCCGCTCCCTCCAGTCAGTGTAGAGCTTCACACTGAACCTCTTCTGCCAGGCAAAGAACTGCCGGTAGCGGCTGGAGTTCATGGTCTTCAGGAAGGTggccagctcctccagggagTCAAAGTCGTTGACATGGATGAAGGAGTCTGCAGGAACAAACTGCTCATAGTTGGCCCTGGGTGGCCCCAGCACCACAGGCACAGTGCCAGCCAGCAGTGAGTTCCTCCAGAGTTTCTCTGTGATGTAGTCCCGATGGATGGAGTTCTCAAAGGCCAGGTAGAACTTCGACTTGGATACTGTTGGCAAGAGGCAGTCCTTGCAGAGGGGCTTGTTGTTTGCTTTCCCATATATATTCACATGGAGATACCTGGAGAGGTTCTTGTAGACTTCAGCTCTTTTCTGAGTCCTGTGGTAGTTGCTGATAACCCAGGACACCAAGTTGGTCTTTGCAGGGATGTTCATGGTGGCTGACTGGTTGGGCACAAGCTTGCCATAGGGGATGAAGATGTCCGAATCCTGTCTGTAGGTCATCACCCAGTTGAAGGTCTGGTTCCATGCTGCTAGAGCTCTAGTGTTGGTGGGGGACTCCAGGGAGACCCACACCCagttctgccctggcagcctcTCCTTGGGCAGTTTGTCCCGGCCAGGCTGGAGGCTGGAGTGGGGGAACACCACCACATTGGCCTGGTGCAGGAGCTGCCGCTCTGTGGTGAGCTGGCAACCTGTGATGCTGTACAGCTCATGGCACACATCTCTGCTGATGTTGGGGACCTGCTTGGAGGGCCATTCCCACACCAGGATCACTAACGGCTCCCTGCGTTTAGAATCTTCTCCAGAGCCCTTAGAGGGGTTGAGGAAGAACCTCAGGTTCCAAAGGGTGGTTACAAACATGCCGACAGTGACCAAGGCCTTCATGCCAGGCCGGCCCCACAGTGACCATCGCAGCAGCAATGCCCCAGGCATGCTGGTGGGTTGTCTGTCACCTCACTGTGTGACAGAGCAGGCACCTGTGAGAGAGAAGAGGACACCAAGGGCCATCAGCTCGACTTGCCAGGGACCAGGGGTGATGGGGAGGCACTGTGGCCAGAGGGGCCAGAGAAAGAGCTTCTTCATGAAGTCTGGGCCTCAGCATCACCCCaggatgctctgcttccctgtgccaaCAGAGTTCCCCATGCATGCAGTGTCACCCCAGTGTGGCACAGGAACCCTTTGTTCATGTTCCTGCAGTCCCTGATGACCTTTGGGGGAGCacagatgctgctgggaggtgTAGAGCTGATGGGAAGTATCCACATGTGCCCCTCCACCCCAGCTAGCTGGCCCCACTACAGGTAGTCCTTGCttgctctgtgcctcagtttccgCACCTGGCACACAGCCACAGCCTCAGTCCTCACTCCTTACTTTGCCCAGAATAGGTCAAACCTTATATGCAGCCAGCCTTGCCACTGCTGTGCACCAAAGGACATGAGGGAGCATCCCAGTCCTGCCTGAATAGCCCCAAGGTGAGGCCTTGACTGTAAAATGGGGTTTTGAAGTCCAAAACTGATGAGGGTTGAGTTTGGCAGTGTCCTGCCCAAGAAGTGCCTGCTCACCCCAGCATTCTCCTGTGATAATGGCAAGGCAATTCCCAGGCTCGAGGGTGTACTCACCAGTCCCTAAGGGCATCAGGAGCCCCAGCAGGCTGGAAGCTCATAGCCTCAGTGCCCTGAATACTCACATTTTATATTTAAGATATCACAGATTGCCAGTGCTCCACTGCGTGGGCACAGAGGGGAGGGAGGACAGGGAGAGCAGAAAGAACAGTACAGCACTTGGCTGCCAGTGGGGGAGCTCAGCTTGCAGCCACACGGACCCACCCCCCAGCTGTGGGATGCTCACCCTGCCAGGGTGCCCACCTGCCTGCCTCAGGCTTCTGTGGTTTaaccagcagcactgctggaagcagagcagTGGTGGAGGTGGAAAGGGGAGTGGTTGGCTGAGGACCAGCTATCGGCTTAAGACCCCTCTGGAGAGCTGGTTCCCGCTGCAGGGCTCAGAGCGTTCAGCACCACAGGTATTTTACCCTTTTGTGGAAACCTCTGGAAACATGTGGGCTGCCTGAGCCCTGTGTCCAGCTGGGGCTAAGCCAGTGCCTCTAGTATTGGAGTCTCCTGGAAAGCAGTGCCCTACTttcccacccaccccagcactgcagcttgACTGCAAAAAATCCCTTCCCCACTTTGGCCCACTCCATCTGTTCTGCTAATATACATGAGCTAAGTTTAAGCTCCAGACAGCAGTGCACATCAGTGCTGCAGgtctctgtccccagcagcaggattGTTGCTCCTGTTTTGGGGATGTTGCGCCTGTTTTGGGGACGCTTTGAAAAGGAAACCCCTGCTCTAGCAGTGGCAGGGGCCATCCCATTTCTCAGCCCCTCTCCCCTTGGTGGTCAGTAATGTTGAACTCAGACTTACTGTGGCGGAAGTGTGCGAGGTGCCAGATGTGTCTGCCTGGGTGCTGCTGCGCTGGGCTGGGGCACCCAAGGGCTTCCTCTTTCTTAAGTTTTGCCTTGTTCCAGCCCCATAGCAGGTCCTTCCTCCCCCACGTGTCAGCTGGCACACCCCACTCCCAGCACTTCCCCTGCACTGTGCTGGGGGGTGGATACCTTCTCACCAAGTGGGCACTCCATAGTGGGTGCATGGCCCAGAACAAGGTGGGTGCCCTGTGGCTGGGTAGGTGCCCTCAGCCTTGACAAGGTGCCACCCATCTGCCACCCACAGCTTGGTTGCAAACAGGATACCAACTCCCAGTGACTCATCCTGAAACCATCGACTAACAGCCCCAAAGTGCCACTGAGTCCTGGGCGCTGTCCTATCTGGGATGTTTCCTGCCAAAAGGGGAAGCAGGTACATATGAGCCTCAGCAGTGTCTGCATGGAGAGCTGcctcctctgcctctgctccagTTGTGCCCTGCTCCCACTCTGGCTCAGTTGTGTCCTTTGCTGGCATTGCTGTTCAGAACCCAAGTCTCCATGAAGGCAAAATTTGTCTCTGGCAGGCAAAATGAGATGGGAAAACTGAGGCAGAGGCAAGGAAGGGAGCATTGAGGTGTGCAGCACTGTCCTGGTAGCTCGCAAGGGTATGCCCTATGCCTTGGCACAtacagagctgggaacagggcTCCAGACTACTCCCTGGGGGTtctcaggctgctccagtgcccCTGGGCTCTGCACCCTCGTTCCTGCCAGCCTCTTGGGATCCCTGTTGGGCACAATGCCATGCCACCATGCCACGGTGTAGCAGGGCTCTGTGGCACTTCCAGTGACACTCCAGAAGCCCTCAAACACCAACTGCAGCTCCAAGGGAGGGTGTTTCTTCTTCTGCCACCATGTCCATTTCCTGTCACCTTTTCTcactccttttctgcatttcttccccTGCATGATTGAGAGCCCAGATACCACAATCCATAGGGTTTTCAGGATGGTTGGTAGAGTAGCAGGGAGCTTTTCCATGGCACTTAATAGCTGTCATATGCAGGTGCTGCCCCAGGACACCCTGTGCAGGGACAATGCTCTGGAAAGACTTGCAGCCAGTAGATCCAAACACCGTGACCCTGTGGTCCATGGGATATGGCTCTGAGCCAGGCAGGGAGCCAGGGCCAGTACTGCCCGGGTGGGTTGGGCAGAGATCgatgccaggggccaggccatcATCAGGAATGCTGGACAGCACCAGGGAGATTTATATGTGTGGGTACTGCCATCTGCAGATGACTTCACATAGACAGGAGCTTGGCCACCCCACAAGGAAGTCCCCTGAGAGGTACTCAGGGCTGCATATTCCCAAGTCTTCAGGACCCCTGGTCCATGGAGAAGATGGGCCACAAGGTCTTTGGAGCTTCTAGCCCATGGAGGGGTTGGGCCACTGGGTCCTTGGGCCACTGGGGTCCTTGGAGGAGATCTGCCACAGTGTCCCAAGGCTGTGCTGCCCCATGCTACATTGCTGGGTCTGTCCCTTGTTGGCTTCTCAGGGTTTCCATGGCCATGCCAAacagaagagcagctgtgaaGCACCCCAAGACccacccaggagcagcagaagggaaggatcaGGAGACCAAGGTTGGGGCTTTGACCCACCCATGGACCCCCTCCCACTGTGTTCCTCCAAGCTGGGGACTCactctgctgcaggagagcagcttgGAGGTGCTCCTTGTGTGGGCTGTGGGCAAACAACACACAATTCTTTGCGAGGAGCCTAGGGTGACTgcatccctccttccccagggatCTAGTAAAAGCACAGCTCCCCTCAGTTCTAGCCAACTCTGCTGCCCATAGCCCTGCCCGTGCACCCAGCAACCCTCAAAAACCAGTCACCCTCCGCAGAGCATGGAACTGGGCACTCAGTACCTCTTCACCACTACATCACCAGGCATCCTTTGTCCTCCTGGACCTCAGCCCAGAAGTTTGGGTAATAATGCTGCCTTGTGTCAGACAAGGGGAGCTTTTGTTagccccaggctgctgccaaAGGGTCTgccctgagcacaggctggTTGGAAGGATGGATAGAAGGAAGAGTGGATGGGATTAAGGAGGAGAGCTGGCCTGGTTCAGTCCTTACTGCTGAGGGCATCCAGCCTTGGGTTCAGAGCTGACAGGAGAGAGATGTGGCAGCAGGTTGGTCCCTTCAACAAACACCCATGGATGGCCCAGCACATGCCCGTGGGAGAAGtcaggcaggagcagagtggGCAGCATCCAAGAACAAAGACAGCATGGCACCCTGGTACACAGATCCAGCAGCCCACGGTTTAGTCCGTCCTGTCCTGGGGTTGCACCAGGGGCAAAAGCACGGAGGTGACCTGTGTACGGTTGAGGAGCAGGAGGGCGGCGGCTCGAGGGGAGCGAGGGTTCCCCGGGCCTCTGAGGCAGCAGTCCCGCTCCGGATAGCCAGCACTGGCGCCACTGTTACCGGGATGGGTCGGGCCCGGGTCGCGCTGTGCCGGGCCTGCCGTGCGGGGAGGAGCGGGCGGGTCCGGCGGTGCCTTTAAGGGGCGGCCGCCGCGGGGCGGGGGTGGTGCTGGTGCGGCGCAGGGTCGGGGCGGGTGCGGCGGAGTCAGGGCCGGGCTGAGGCCGCTCCGCTTCCTCGCAACCCACGGCAAGCAGTAGATCGGCCGCTGGGTGGGGATGGCGGTGGGAGGCGGGTGACTGCGTAGCTGAGCGCGGTGCGGCCCTTCGGCGGGGCCGGCCCGACGTGACCATGGGGTTCCTGCATCAGCTGCATCTTCTGCTCTGGAAGAACGTGACACTGAAGCGGCGCAGCCCGGTGAGCGGGGGCGGGGGGGCCCTGTAGTCCCGAGGGGCGAGGCCGGACCCCGTGCGGAAATGGTGCCGGAgggtccccccagtccctcgGCCTGCCGGTGTCCGCTCACCTCGGACTGCTTGTGCACGAATCCTCCGGCCCGCCGGCCCCTGTGCGGCAGCAACAGTTGGGGCTCTCCGCTTCGCTGTGGTGTCCGTGGGGCCGCCCGGATCCGGGGGCCGCAGGAGGAGCCCGGGACCGGGACTGGATGTCGCCCACCCCCCCGCCTCCCCTCCCGCCGTGGGATCACTCCCTGAGCCCCGGTACCCGCCGTGTATAAATAGGCTCTCAGCTCATATGTGGGTCGGAGCAGCCTGTCTTCCGTGGGCTAGAGAAAAAGCAACTTCGTGGGGTTGGGGTCCGGGGAGCTGGTGTGTGTGCCTTCCGGGCTGGCAGAAGGAGCAAGAGGGCATCGACCGTGCTGGGGCTTTGGGGCCGCTGCCCTCTCTGTCGCAGGCTTCCCGTGTGGGGTCACCCGTCAGCCCCCCGAGGGATCCGTAGctgtgggcaggggctgcgtGCGCTGCCCGATGGAGCCGGTTATTTTTAgcgggtgggggaggggagcgAGTTGCTGCTCGCAAGCTGGCATcgcttttcttttcccaaatatCCAGCAGGCCCGATCCTGCCGTTCCTCACCGGCAGCTGCCAGCACTAGACCCCGTGTAGCAGGAGCTGCGGAGGCCCCTGTGACAGGAGCCGGGCCGAGCCTGACGCTGCAGGCAGGTTTCCCTGAGCTGACAGCCCTGGTTCCCCCAAAATAGATGAGGGGGATGAAGCTCTTTGGCTGAGTCATCTGCCCTCTTTACTCTGAGCAGAGCTGCGTGGCCACGGCAGGGGCTGTACCAGACCCTTGCCTGCAAGGATGAGCAGCTTGGCACAGCTGGGCCCTGACACACACCGTCTGACCTGGCCCTGGCTGCCATGTCCACTGGGTTACAGAGTGGGGGTGCACACAGCTTTTGGGGACCCATTTTTATGTGaccctccctgccagccccatggGAGCATGGGGTTGCAGTACAGGAAGCTGTGGCCAgaggaggagggtgaggagCCCAGGCCCCATCACCTCCATGTGTATAGATGGAGTGccagtgctgcaggcagggtGGCAGGATATGGAGCAGCCCCTCCTTGCCCACCCAGTGATGCTGTGAGTGCATGGGGTGTGCGGGGGACCAGCTGTGTGCCAGGATGAGAGCTGGTTCCAGTGTCGTGGGTGCTCATGGATGGATTGGATGCAGTCCCTAGGACAGCTGTGCCCTGAGGATGCGCATGCCCTGTGTATGTCACCTCCTTCCTTGTGCTACTCCAGTGTGTGAATCCCAGAGTTACTTTGTGTCCCTGGTCTGCACAGGAGCCATCATCCTGCCTGTTTCCTGGTGAGCTCTGCCTTCTCCTAGCAGTGCTGAACTGCCAGTGCTGGCTGGCCCGGGCAGAGCCAGGCCCTGGTGGTGGCTGTGCCTGGCATTCAGCAGTGGGTTCCCCTGTGCAGGTCtaccctggcagcagctgcagatggatGTTTCACTCTTAAGAAACCAGCTCCCACTGGGGTGATCTTactgcagcagccagaggctgggggactggagcagggaaggggaaatgCACTACTAGCCCATTCTGCTGATGGATGTTCACCCAGGGGCAGGCAGAGTTGGGGTTTCCTGGGCTTCTTCCAGCCTCAGAGAGGGAGTGTGGTTACCAGCAGTTGCCTTTTTGCacagcctggtgctgcaggtggtCCCCTGGGGTCAGTCCTTGCCACCATACTCTCCCCTCCTGGCAACAGGTGGAGCAGCAAACCCAGTGCTGCAATGTAGGGAGGGAAGCAGAAACCTCAGGTTTGACTgagggctctgggctgggactTGAGAACTGGAGCAGTTTTATGTTCTGTCTGTGAATGTTGGTGGCCTGGGGGCATCCCCATTGTCCTTGCCAGCAGGAGGTGTTCAGGAGCAGGATTGCATTGGGGTACAGCCATGGTTTTGGGGCAGACTGTATTCATAGGCACTTGGTAAGAGTTTGGCTGTTACCACTTGTGGGTGGATGATGGGTGCAGGGAGACCTGCAGCGTGGCCAGGGGGATGCCCAGGCACTGTCAGTGGCACCTCTTTTAGGCCTTTTTCTGAGCCCATAATGGCTTTGGACCTTATCTGGTGTGGCTGAGCTGTTCTGGGGGCTACTCTGGGGTTTGgtcccgatttttttttttttttttttttttttcctccccagagCAGAAATTCAGGCAGAATGATGGAGTTCTGAGTAGAACAGCATCGGTTGCTCTTGGCGAAGGGAAGCCTGGGCTGTGGAGTCCACTGGAGTGCCCATGGGgattgctggctgtgccttgATTCTGCTGGGACAGGAATTGTTAAAGGATGGGCTCTCCCATGACTTTGGTATCTGGTTTAAACTTATGTTGGATGCAAAATTAGCAGGTGCTCTCTCAAAAGTCACCACAGGCAGACTtcagggtgttcacctgcctgCCTTGGGGCTCTTTGTGCCCCTTCGTTTGGGATGGGCAGTCAATCAGAGCTGGAGCTCCCAGTAACAGAAGTGTGCTGCCAGTTTGCTTGGTCCTGGGGAAGGGCTGGTGGACATGTCAGGGTTCTTTGAAGGGAATGGTGGGagcagtttttctgttttggtgcTGTAGCACATTGATGGGACTCCCTGTGGCATGGGCCCTGGGATGAGGGGAGGGGTATAGGTAGAGCTGACAGTAGTGTggctgttctgctctgtgcaGGATCTGTGCCTTCTGCACTTTGTCCAGAAGGCTGAAAACTCTCCACACAGGAGCTAGCAGATCTGTCCCTTCCCCCTGGCAGGTGGTAGAGAGCTGGGGAGAAACTGATGCTGCCAGAAAAAGAGAGGCTGAAATTTGGCGTGCTGGGGGGCTCTATCAGTGCCTCTGCTGGAGTGCAGTGTCCCTAAGAACCTGTGCCTGTGCACCCTGGGAGGATGCTGGTACTGGATCCCGCAGCATGAATTGGTTGGGTACTGTCCTGGCTCTGGGTGCTCTTTGCCCCCTTGTTGTTTGCAGCAAGTGTGGGGAGGGGAATCATGGGTTTGGCAGGGATGTGCTGGCCCAGCAGAGTCTCTGTGAGTCCCTGGTGGCAGGGCAGCTGGGTGGCACCTGCTGCAGGACACCTTCCTCCATGCTGGCTGCAGGCATGACCCTGTGCTCAGGTCAGGCATCTTGTGCCGGTGGGAGGGTGGCCATATCCCAGTGCTGTGTGAGGGCACTGATGATAATGTGCCCTCTTGGTCCAACACACAGGTGCCTGGCTGACACTGCAGTAATGGGGAGAACTGTGGTGGGTTCCTGGGTCCTCAGCTCAGGAGAGTTGTTGATAAACCCCAGGAGGGATTTCTTGCTCCTCCACCCTCCCTGAGGCAGGACCCCGGGCTGCCATGCCAGGGCTGTCAGGGGTGGGGGTGTGCCCATGCTGGAGGCAAGGGGTAGTGGGATAGATGGATATAACTGGAAGTGACCAGAGGCAGAAGTGAGGTTGACCAGGCCTTGGCAGGATGGGAGTTGGCAGCCCCTGGACCTGGCACTGTCTGTCCCCATGGGGCAGGTGACCTTGAGGAAGCCTCTCAGGCCCACACCTGGGTGGTGACCATCAGTGGGTGTCCATGGTTGGGTCTCCACTGGAGCTAGGTAGCTTGGCACAGCCTCTTGCATTATGGAGCCTATTTTGTCCCAGAGTTCTCGAGCTCATCTTTCCTAGTGACCATGGCTTTACCTGCCTTTACTTTCTGGCTGTAGGCAAAATTGGGTATTTAACAGTGATTGAAGTCTGGAACCATGAAAATTTAAAGgtatttctgcagctttaaaaTGCTATTGGAACAGTTGGATACTACAGGAGCTGAGAGACCCATCCCTCAGGGTTCCTGCAGGCCAGCACTTATTGCCAGTTCCTACTAGCACTGtgggcagcactgggatgggcagaGAGGCTGGCATGGAgtaggcagcagctcctccttctATGAGGAGACAGGCAGACCCTGCCCTGTCCTCTGGGACGTATGTGCGGGGATTTTGGatgctgtgtgtgtgatgttGCTTCACCTGTGTTGACACCAGTAAACCCCCTTGCAGGTGCCAGGCTATGGGAGAGGGGGGCTGACATGGCAGGTTTGGGGTGCAGGAGTGTCACTGGAGTTGCCAGCTTGAGCGTTTTACTATGGGTGTGCCCAGCCCCTGACTGCCCCTCTCCGACCATGCTGTGTGttgcagcaggcactgctgcctctTACTCAGCCTGCTAGCAGCCTCTCACTTCCATCTGACAGTGTGGCGGAGCATGGACATAGGTGTTGAATCACTGTCCCACTGCTCCAGGAAAGACACGTCCCCTTGCCAGGGGCCAGCACCCTCCTGTGGCACCCACCCAGCTCTTCTTCCCTGCTCAAGGAATTGGGCAGGACCCCACTACCCCTGCCtccagccaagggcagggccGAACGTGGGACACTGTCTTTAGGGTGGCAGGTGGACACCCAGCACTTGTGCAAGCCTGGACAGCACCTGTGATCATCCTGCTCACATCTAACCAGACTGAAATGAACATGTGGAAGGAGAGAATGCCACCAGCCAGGAGCTGTTCCTGGCCTCCACAGCCACTGTCACCTGGTACAAGGCTCCTGGGACCAGTGTCCCACCCTTGGTCCTGCACCTGTGCCCTTGTCAAGAGAGGAGGGAGACAGGGGATGGgtgacagggcagggcagactAGCTGGTGCAGTCATGGCCAGCTGCTGGTAGGGACTGccccctttcctctctccttggCCGTCTCCTGCCTACTGGGGAGTATTTCCCTCTCAGCATCTTGCATCCTGGCCTTCCTCCTTGCTCCCTCACACAATTCCAAAATATCCCCCAGTGTCTTtcagctgtgggcagggaccCTACCatccccaggctgtgctggtggtgTCCCTGCCAGGTGCCTCTCTGGAAGTCTTAAGACTCCATTAGGCCCCACTGAATTCCAATGCCCCAGTGTGGGTGTAGAACAGCCCTGGTCTCCCCACCCCTGGGAAGTTCCCATGGGGGCAGCCCTGGGGACCAGGAGGGCAGGGTCAGTCCTAGAGGTGCAGCCTGGCAGATAGCCATCTGCTACCATGTCTGCCTATCACCACGTCACTCTGGTTGCCAAAGATGTGGGACAGCCTGCTGTGACACTGGGGTATGTGGCAGTGCAGAAGGGACTGGGGTCAAGGGGCATCTCTGGGGATGGAAATGAGCAAAAGTCAGTGACCCTAtcataaaaacaacaacaagcaGATTTCAACAAGCTGTTGCCACCAAGGACAGTCCCCACATGAGCCTGGTACAGGCCAGCATGGGTGTGTGGGCATGGTCCCCCTCAGTGCCTGAGCACAGAGTCCCCGTTGTGTGCCTGGTAAACAGGCAGGGGGTGGAGCAGAGGCCATGGGACAGCAGTGTGTGTCAGGGTGTCCCCTGCTGTATGCAGGAACACAGTGTGTGTCCACTGTCCTGTGTGCAGGAACAGCGATACCAGTGACTGTCCCTGGGACTGGTGTTATCAGAAAGATGAGGATTCTCAGGCACTGCTCCTGGAGGCATTTTAttctcttccagccctttcTTCCTCCCCAAAACCAGCAACTCTGGCATGGCAGGTGCAGCGTGGGCAGCGCCCATGGATGCAGTTGTGCTCATCCCACAGAAGTAGCACTGTGGCCATTTGCTGGCAGGGATGTGGGTGCTCTGCTCCTTCTGCCCACTGCCATTTGGGGCTGCTCAGACTTTCTTGACAAAGTGTTGGCAACCCCCGAGTGAGGCAGTGTGCAGGTGATGTTGGAGACAGGAGGGCCTGACGCTGTCACCTGTTGGCAGCTGCATCCTTCATGTTAAGGACCATTCTTGCCAGCCCATGGGCTTGCCCATTGGCACTGGTCACTACTGGGAGGCTGGTGTGGGTTGTGTAGCATGCACCTTcccagcagtg
The nucleotide sequence above comes from Cinclus cinclus chromosome 19, bCinCin1.1, whole genome shotgun sequence. Encoded proteins:
- the FUT7 gene encoding alpha-(1,3)-fucosyltransferase 7, which produces MPGALLLRWSLWGRPGMKALVTVGMFVTTLWNLRFFLNPSKGSGEDSKRREPLVILVWEWPSKQVPNISRDVCHELYSITGCQLTTERQLLHQANVVVFPHSSLQPGRDKLPKERLPGQNWVWVSLESPTNTRALAAWNQTFNWVMTYRQDSDIFIPYGKLVPNQSATMNIPAKTNLVSWVISNYHRTQKRAEVYKNLSRYLHVNIYGKANNKPLCKDCLLPTVSKSKFYLAFENSIHRDYITEKLWRNSLLAGTVPVVLGPPRANYEQFVPADSFIHVNDFDSLEELATFLKTMNSSRYRQFFAWQKRFSVKLYTDWRERICAICTAYPHLPHGHLYPDLQSWFNS